From Pseudomonas fluorescens, one genomic window encodes:
- a CDS encoding cytochrome c-type biogenesis protein: MKRWIAAAILGLSIASVAHAAIDTYEFAKEGDRERFRELTKELRCPKCQNQDIADSNAPIAADLRKEIFRMLGEGKDNQQIIDFMVDRYGDFVRYKPALTGKTAVLWFAPAGLLLGGLVVIALIVRRRRAERATGADTLSAEERERLDQLLDKNQE, translated from the coding sequence ATGAAGCGCTGGATTGCTGCTGCCATCCTCGGCCTGAGCATCGCCAGCGTCGCCCACGCCGCCATCGACACCTACGAGTTCGCCAAAGAAGGCGATCGCGAGCGCTTTCGCGAGCTGACCAAAGAGCTGCGTTGCCCCAAGTGCCAGAATCAGGACATTGCCGATTCCAACGCACCGATTGCCGCTGACCTGCGCAAAGAGATCTTCCGCATGCTCGGCGAGGGCAAGGACAATCAGCAGATCATCGACTTCATGGTCGACCGCTACGGTGATTTCGTGCGCTACAAGCCGGCCCTGACCGGCAAGACCGCAGTGCTCTGGTTCGCCCCCGCCGGGCTGTTGCTCGGTGGCCTGGTGGTGATTGCCCTGATCGTCCGTCGTCGCCGCGCCGAGCGCGCCACCGGTGCGGACACGCTTTCTGCCGAGGAGCGTGAACGCCTCGACCAACTGTTGGATAAAAACCAAGAATGA